The following are encoded together in the Labrus mixtus chromosome 2, fLabMix1.1, whole genome shotgun sequence genome:
- the arpc1a gene encoding actin-related protein 2/3 complex subunit 1A isoform X1: MSLHQFLLEPITCHAWNRDRTQIAISPNNHEVHIYKKSGNQWVKTHELKEHNGHITGIDWAPKSDRIVTCGADRNAYVWSQKEDVWKPTLVILRINRAATFVKWSPLENKFAVGSGARLISVCYFESENDWWVSKHIKKPIRSTILSLDWHPNNILLAAGSCDFKCRVFSAYIKEVEEKPGPTPWGSKMPFGAVLAEFGGAGLYLCLLCDVKKALVLDLLFNALCPLGGGGWVHSVSFSASGNRLAWVSHDSTVTVVDSSKTASPSQLKTEFLPLLSVIFVSENSLVAAGHDCCPMLFRCDDGGILTFVSKLDLPKQSIQRNISAMERFRNMDKRATTEDRNTALDTLHQNSITQVSIYEGDKRDCRKFCTTGIDGAMTIWDFKSLEASIQGLRIM, encoded by the exons ATGTCCCTTCATCAGTTTCTGTTGGAGCCCATCACCTGCCACGCGTGGAACCGTGACAGGACAC aaATTGCCATCAGTCCAAATAACCATGAAGTCCATATCTACAAGAAGAGTGGTAATCAGTGGGTTAAGACTCATGAGCTGAAGGAGCACAATGGACACATAACAG GTATCGACTGGGCTCCCAAAAGTGACCGTATAGTGACATGTGGAGCCGACCGTAATGCCTATGTGTGGTCCCAGAAGGAGGATGTATGGAAGCCTACACTTGTCATCCTCAGGATCAACCGAGCTGCCACCTTCGTCAAGTGGTCTCCATTGGAGAACAAGTTTGCAGTTGGCAGTGGGGCTCGACTCATCTCTGTTTGCTACTTTGAGTCTGAGAATGACTG GTGGGTTAGCAAACACATCAAGAAGCCTATCCGCTCCACCATCCTCAGTCTGGACTGGCATCCCAACAACATCCTGCTGGCTGCTGGATCCTGTGACTTCAAATGCCG GGTGTTCTCAGCCTACATTAAGGAGGTGGAAGAGAAACCAGGCCCCACACCCTGGGGCAGCAAGATGCCATTTGGGGCTGTGTTAGCAGAATTTGGAGGAGCGGGTCTGTATCTGTGTCTTTTATGTGATGTTAAAAAAGCTCTTGTGCTAGATCTGCTTTTTAATGCACTTTGTCCATTAGGTGGAGGGGGTTGGGTccactctgtctctttctcagCCTCTGGTAACCGCTTGGCCTGGGTCAGCCACGACAGCACTGTCACTGTAGTGGACAGCTCTAAGACTGCCAG CCCTTCACAGCTGAAGACGGAGTTCCTTCCTCTTCTCAGTGTCATTTTTGTTTCGGAGAACAGTCTTGTAGCTGCG GGCCATGACTGTTGCCCCATGCTGTTCCGTTGCGATGATGGTGGAATACTGACATTTGTATCAAAGCTCGACCTCCCCAAGCAGAGTATTCAGAGGAACATCTCTGCTATGGAGCGCTTCAGGAACATGGACAAGAGAGCCACCACCGAGGACCGCAACACTGCCCTGGACACATTGCACCAGAACAGCATCAC CCAAGTGTCTATCTATGAAGGAGACAAAAGGGATTGTCGCAAGTTCTGCACCACAGGAATTGATGGAGCAATGACCATTTGGGACTTTAAG AGTCTAGAGGCTTCTATCCAAGGTCTCCGCATCATGTGA
- the abcg2b gene encoding broad substrate specificity ATP-binding cassette transporter ABCG2b, with protein MSKTEQVVGDVEEYFQERGPTVTFSNLLYSVQETRFCCKRGPEKYILKDVSGILSPGMNAIMGATGSGKTSLLDVIAGRKNPAGLKQGKVLVDGKVVTSELRLSSAYVVQDDILMGTLSVRENLLFSANLRLNPKHHSSSDKNSQVDAIIKDLGLTDCADTKIGTEFLRGVSGGERKRCSIGMELITSPSLLFLDEPTTGLDSNTANCIIGLLHKLSRRGKTVIFSIHQPRFSIFRQFDHLTMMHKGEAVYAGAAGQALEYFTNLGYQIESFDNPADFFMDITNGEAKSTLESLTGVESENPLASMYRQSKLCQTVLEELDHVTQLIAEGAKGQDRAADYATSFLYQMRVVCGRTMRNTLRNPQTSYAQLALNIFFAILVGLIYYQMPLTLPEALQNRSGAFFFLIINMVFGNLSAVELFINERAIFIHENSSGYYRTSVYFLSKIFADLIPNRIIPIFVFSAIAYYMMGLKPAFVAFLCFALTMSLVSLAGVGLAFLVSASVSSFAMANILIALPFVFMMVFGGYLVNLNSMLSWLSWLKWISIFRYGLNAAFINEFKGQLFYSNTTIIPGELFLKGQGIDYSTWGFWQNQVALLGIVLVCMFLAYIQLRRINRWK; from the exons ATGTCTAAAACGGAGCAGGTTGTGGGCGACGTTGAAGAGTATTTCCAGGAACGAGGACCAACTGTCACTTTCAGCAACTTGCTCTACAGTGTTCAGGAGACGAGATTCTGCTGCAAGAGAGGTCCTGAAAAATACATCCTCAAAGATGTGAG CGGCATTTTGAGTCCTGGGATGAATGCCATCATGGGCGCCACTGGAAGCGGTAAAACGTC aCTGTTGGATGTTATAGCAGGCAGAAAAAACCCTGCAGGACTGAAGCAGGGAAAAGTGTTGGTGGACGGCAAAGTTGTCACGTCTGAACTCAGGCTGAGCTCTGCCTACGTGGTGCAg GATGATATTCTGATGGGTACCCTGTCTGTGAGGGAGAACCTTCTGTTCAGCGCCAACCTGCGTCTCAACCCTAAGCACCACTCCTCCTCTGACAAAAACAGCCAGGTCGATGCCATCATAAAGGATCTGGGCCTCACAGACTGTGCAGATACTAAG ataggGACAGAGTTTCTGCGTGGTGTATCTGGAGGTGAGAGGAAGAGATGTAGCATCGGGATGGAGCTCATaacttctccctctctgctgtttCTTGACGAACCGACCACCGGCCTGGACTCTAACACTGCAAACTGCATCATCGGCCTACTGCACAA GCTGTCCAGAAGAGGCAAAACTGTGATCTTCTCCATCCACCAGCCACGCTTCTCCATCTTCAGACAGTTTGACCACCTGACAATGATGCATAAAGGGGAGGCGGTGTACGCTGGAGCAGCAGGCCAGGCACTGGAATACTTCACAAACCTTG GCTACCAAATAGAGTCCTTTGACAACCCTGCTGATTTCTTCATGGACATCACAAATGGAGAAGCGAAATCAACATTAGAATCACTTACTGGAG TGGAGAGTGAAAACCCATTGGCATCAATGTACCGCCAGTCCAAACTGTGCCAGACTGTGCTGGAGGAGTTGGACCATGTGACCCAGCTCATCGCTGAGGGAGCCAAAGGCCAAGATCGGGCGGCTGACTATGCAACTTCGTTCCTCTATCAG aTGCGTGTGGTGTGTGGCAGGACAATGCGGAACACTCTGAGGAACCCTCAGACCTCTTACGCCCAGTTAGCTCTCAACATCTTCTTTGCCATTCTGGTGGGACTCATTTATTACCAAATGCCATTAACGCTGCCTGAGGCTTTACAGAATAG GAGTGGAGCATTCTTCTTCCTTATCATCAACATGGTGTTTGGGAATCTCTCTGCTGTTGAACTCTTCATAAACGAAAGGGCGATCTTCAT ACACGAGAACTCCAGTGGTTATTACCGCACCTCTGTGTACTTCCTGTCAAAGATCTTTGCCGACCTAATCCCAAACCGCATCATCcccatctttgtgttttcagccATCGCCTACTACATGATGG GGTTGAAGCCTGCCTTTGTAGCCTTCTTGTGTTTCGCCCTGACCATGTCTCTGGTCAGTCTGGCAGGAGTTGGGTTGGCCTTCCTCGTATCAGCTAGTGTGTCTTCATTCGCCATGGCTAACATCCTGATCGCTCTACCCTTTGTCTTCATGATG GTCTTTGGAGGTTATCTTGTCAATCTAAACTCCATGCTGAGTTGGCTCTCCTGGCTGAAATGGATCAGTATCTTCAGATATGGACTAAAT gCTGCATTCATCAACGAGTTCAAAGGACAGCTGTTCTACAGCAACACCACCAT CATCCCAGGGGAGCTGTTCCTGAAAGGCCAGGGCATTGACTACTCCACATGGGGCTTCTGGCAGAACCAGGTAGCTCTGCTGGGAATCGTTTTGGTCTGCATGTTCCTGGCCTACATACAGCTGCGTCGAATCAACCGCTGGAAGTGA
- the arpc1a gene encoding actin-related protein 2/3 complex subunit 1A isoform X2, giving the protein MSLHQFLLEPITCHAWNRDRTQIAISPNNHEVHIYKKSGNQWVKTHELKEHNGHITGIDWAPKSDRIVTCGADRNAYVWSQKEDVWKPTLVILRINRAATFVKWSPLENKFAVGSGARLISVCYFESENDWWVSKHIKKPIRSTILSLDWHPNNILLAAGSCDFKCRVFSAYIKEVEEKPGPTPWGSKMPFGAVLAEFGGAGGGGWVHSVSFSASGNRLAWVSHDSTVTVVDSSKTASPSQLKTEFLPLLSVIFVSENSLVAAGHDCCPMLFRCDDGGILTFVSKLDLPKQSIQRNISAMERFRNMDKRATTEDRNTALDTLHQNSITQVSIYEGDKRDCRKFCTTGIDGAMTIWDFKSLEASIQGLRIM; this is encoded by the exons ATGTCCCTTCATCAGTTTCTGTTGGAGCCCATCACCTGCCACGCGTGGAACCGTGACAGGACAC aaATTGCCATCAGTCCAAATAACCATGAAGTCCATATCTACAAGAAGAGTGGTAATCAGTGGGTTAAGACTCATGAGCTGAAGGAGCACAATGGACACATAACAG GTATCGACTGGGCTCCCAAAAGTGACCGTATAGTGACATGTGGAGCCGACCGTAATGCCTATGTGTGGTCCCAGAAGGAGGATGTATGGAAGCCTACACTTGTCATCCTCAGGATCAACCGAGCTGCCACCTTCGTCAAGTGGTCTCCATTGGAGAACAAGTTTGCAGTTGGCAGTGGGGCTCGACTCATCTCTGTTTGCTACTTTGAGTCTGAGAATGACTG GTGGGTTAGCAAACACATCAAGAAGCCTATCCGCTCCACCATCCTCAGTCTGGACTGGCATCCCAACAACATCCTGCTGGCTGCTGGATCCTGTGACTTCAAATGCCG GGTGTTCTCAGCCTACATTAAGGAGGTGGAAGAGAAACCAGGCCCCACACCCTGGGGCAGCAAGATGCCATTTGGGGCTGTGTTAGCAGAATTTGGAGGAGCGG GTGGAGGGGGTTGGGTccactctgtctctttctcagCCTCTGGTAACCGCTTGGCCTGGGTCAGCCACGACAGCACTGTCACTGTAGTGGACAGCTCTAAGACTGCCAG CCCTTCACAGCTGAAGACGGAGTTCCTTCCTCTTCTCAGTGTCATTTTTGTTTCGGAGAACAGTCTTGTAGCTGCG GGCCATGACTGTTGCCCCATGCTGTTCCGTTGCGATGATGGTGGAATACTGACATTTGTATCAAAGCTCGACCTCCCCAAGCAGAGTATTCAGAGGAACATCTCTGCTATGGAGCGCTTCAGGAACATGGACAAGAGAGCCACCACCGAGGACCGCAACACTGCCCTGGACACATTGCACCAGAACAGCATCAC CCAAGTGTCTATCTATGAAGGAGACAAAAGGGATTGTCGCAAGTTCTGCACCACAGGAATTGATGGAGCAATGACCATTTGGGACTTTAAG AGTCTAGAGGCTTCTATCCAAGGTCTCCGCATCATGTGA
- the LOC132954638 gene encoding proline-rich protein 18-like — MPFIPPVSIARSVSGLTGKEKHINNSLATSTLGKSKIQREDKGSSVKERLTLNLKQLGKKSQPRNNLQTSKGVSGAELHAKRRDRLMPSSQTDSVPASSSGESLSKPQQHRHMSQGSLKSEPEVKTRVRHQEEARFTLTLTPEAVLLLQRRNSERRQHSAPRKAGSVSGSTSESRRKRENVSKRHQQATQRHSTLNNRVVTKNNSETELADISSFVKISLLNEKHKYDDVEYEEEEDYGVDERVVLKCTEWLRGLENSPVTVGNSQSKRTSGVKTF, encoded by the coding sequence ATGCCATTCATCCCACCTGTGTCGATTGCTCGCTCCGTGTCAGGACTGACTGGGAAGGAGAAACATATCAACAACTCTTTAGCTACGTCTACTTTGGGAAAGTCGAAAATCCAAAGAGAAGACAAAGGCAGCTCAGTGAAGGAGAGACTGACTTTGAACTTAAAGCAGCTAGGGAAGAAGAGTCAACCCAGGAATAATTTGCAAACATCCAAAGGAGTATCAGGAGCAGAGCTGCATGCAAAGAGAAGGGACCGACTGATGCCTtcatcacagacagacagtgtcCCTGCCTCCAGCTCGGGGGAATCCCTCTCTAaaccacagcagcacagacataTGAGCCAGGGCTCTCTAAAGAGTGAACCAGAGGTGAAGACGAGGGTCAGGCACCAGGAGGAGGCCCGTTTCACACTGACTCTCACACCTGAGGCTGTTCTGCTGCTACAGAGGAGGAACAGCGAGAGACGTCAACATTCAGCTCCTAGGAAAGCTGGGAGCGTTTCTGGAAGCACCTCCGAATCCAGACGCAAGAGGGAAAACGTCTCTAAAAGGCATCAGCAGGCCACGCAGAGACACAGCACCCTAAACAACAGAGTCGTAACTAAAAACAACAGTGAGACAGAGCTGGCAGACATCAGCTCGTTTGTGAAAATCTCACTGCTGAATGAGAAACACAAGTACGATGATGTGGAgtatgaggaggaagaggactaCGGTGTTGATGAGCGTGTGGTGCTGAAGTGCACAGAGTGGCTCCGCGGGCTGGAGAATTCACCGGTGACTGTTGGAAACAGTCAGAGTAAGAGAACAAGCGGGGTGAAAACATTCTGA